The sequence AAGATAAGGATATTTTAGAAGATTTGATAGTAGCATCACTAAATGATGCTTTAAAAAAAGTAGAATTAAAATCTCAAGAAAAAATGTCTTCAATTACTGGAGGATTACCAATACCACCTGGATTTAAATTTCCATTTTAAATCATTAAAACTAAACTTTATTTAATTTTTAGATAAATTTATGAAAAATAAATTTGTTGAACCTGATTATTTAGTAGATCTTGTACAAGCCTTAAATCGTTTACCTGGTATAGGATTAAAATCAGCACGTCGTATGGTATATCACCTCCTTCAATATGATATTGAAGGATTAGAGATTTTGTCAAAAGCATTAATAAATGCAAATAAAAATTTGATTAGATGTATAAAATGTAATAGTTTTTCATGTCAACAAATTTGTCAAATATGTAGTAATCCTGATAGGGATAATACTATATTATGTATAGTAGAAACACCATCAGATATGAACGTTTTGGAATCTAGTAAAATTTTTAATGGATTATATTACGTATTAATGGGAAAACTATCTCCTCTAGATGGCATAGGACCTAAAGAATTGAATTTCGAACATTTAATAGAAAGAGCAAATACAGATAAAAATATCTTAGAAGTAATAATAGCTACTAATTTTACTGCTGAAGGAGAAACTACTGCTCATTATTTATCTGATATTTTATCTATTAATAAAAATATCCAAATTAGCAGATTATCTAGAGGTATTCCATCTGGAAGTGAAATAGAATATATTGATTCTAATAGTCTTGCTTGGGCTTTTATTGAAAGAAAAAAAACAAAGATCTCAAAATAATAAGAGATCTTGTGATTGATTTTATTTAATTATCAATAATAGATTCCATCTTAATAGTATCTTGTATAAACAATCTGATACCTTCATTTAATTTATCAGATGCCATACAATTATTATTCATTTTAGTTCTAAAAGACTGTTCATTTAAAATTAATTTATTTATTTTAAGATTTTTTGCTTTATTTTTATCCAAAGCTAATTCTATATCATTATCATTGTAATTAATTTTTAATTCTGAAATTAAATTAGGACTAATTGTAAGTAAATCACACCCACATAGTGCAATTATTTGTTTTGTATTACGGAAGCTAGCTCCCATAATTTCTGTTTTAATATCATACGATTTGTAGTAATTGAATACATCAGTTACAAACTGTACACCAGGATCAATAGAATACTGTTGATAATCATAATGTTTTTTATACCAATCATAAATTCTACCAACAAATGGAGATATTAATTTTACTTTAGCTTCTGCACATAATATAGCCTGCTCTATAGAAAAAATAAGAGTGAGATTACATCTAATATTTTCTAATTCTAAAATACTAGCAGCTTTTATACCTTCCCAAGTAGCGGCTATTTTTATTAATACTCTTTCCCTTGAAATACCTAGATTTTCATATTGTTTAATAATAAATCTTGCTTTTTCAATTGTTTTATTTATGTCAAATGATAATCTAGCATCTATTTCAGTAGAAACTCTTCCTGGTATAATTTGTAATATTTCATAACCAAATGCAACTGTTATGCGATCATAAATTTCAGAAATGCTTGCATTTTTATAATCTTTTTTAATTTTTTTTATTATTGGTTTATATTCTTCAAGTTGTACTGCTTTTAATATAAGAGAAGGATTAGTAGTAGCATCTGTTGGTTTTAAATCTTTAATCGTTTTAAAATCACCTGTATCTGCAACTATTGTTGTATATTTACGTAATGAATCAAGCTGACTTAACATAATTTTTCTCTAATGTATGTGTTTAAGAGTATGAAAACGAGTTGTTTTAATGAAAGAAACAAATTTTGTAGTCAAAGTTAGTATTATTTATGCTATAAATAATTTTCTATTATTTTATGTATTATAATACTAATAGTAATACTAATATACTGTTAGTTTAAAATAATTATGCTTATTAGTTTATTTATATCAAATAGTAATACTTTCTTAAATATATATATTTAATATATTTGAAAAAAATATACATATTCAAATATTTTCTATATCTAAATCAAAGGAGCTTTTGTGGAATATTATAATATTTTGGATAAAATTAAAAAATCACCTCCAGCGATTTTGGCATTATCAAATGGTACTATTTTCTATGGTATATCTATAGGAGTGACAAATTATGTAACAGCAGAAATAGTTTTTAATACTTCTATGACTGGTTATCAAGAAATTGCTACTGATCCAAGTTATTCTGGACAAATCGTAACATTAACTCACCCACATATTGGTAATACAGGTGTAAATAATGAGGATATTGAATCTAACAAAGTACATATTTCTGGTTTAGTAATCAGAGATTACCCTAATGTGTATTCTAATTTTAGGTCTAATGAATCCTTATCAAGCTATTTAATAAGAAATAATATCATTGCAATTTCAGGTATAGATACAAGAAAATTAACAAAAATATTAAGAGAATTAGGTACACAAGGTGCATGTATCTTTGTCGGCACAGATGAAAATTTTGCTATTAAAAAAGCAAAAGAATTTGCTGGAATGAAAGGTCAAGAGTTAGCAACAGAAGTTTCTACTAAAAGAATTAGTACATGGAATGAAAATTCTTGGAATTTTGAAATAGACAAGAATAAGAAAAAAGAAATCAAATTTCATGTTGTTGTGTATGATTTTGGAGTAAAAAGCAATATATTACGTTTATTAGTAGATCGTGGTTGTAAATTAACTATAGTGCCTGCAACTACTACTGCAGAAGATGTACTTAAATTAAATCCAGATGGAATATTTTTGTCTAATGGCCCAGGAGATCCAGAAACATGTGAATATGCTATAAAAGCTACAAAAAAATTCATAAATATGAATATTCCTTTGTTTGGTATATGTTTGGGGCATCAAATCATTAGTTTAGCTATTGGTGCTAAAACAATCAAAATGAAAA comes from Candidatus Kinetoplastibacterium sorsogonicusi and encodes:
- the tal gene encoding transaldolase, translated to MLSQLDSLRKYTTIVADTGDFKTIKDLKPTDATTNPSLILKAVQLEEYKPIIKKIKKDYKNASISEIYDRITVAFGYEILQIIPGRVSTEIDARLSFDINKTIEKARFIIKQYENLGISRERVLIKIAATWEGIKAASILELENIRCNLTLIFSIEQAILCAEAKVKLISPFVGRIYDWYKKHYDYQQYSIDPGVQFVTDVFNYYKSYDIKTEIMGASFRNTKQIIALCGCDLLTISPNLISELKINYNDNDIELALDKNKAKNLKINKLILNEQSFRTKMNNNCMASDKLNEGIRLFIQDTIKMESIIDN
- the carA gene encoding glutamine-hydrolyzing carbamoyl-phosphate synthase small subunit encodes the protein MEYYNILDKIKKSPPAILALSNGTIFYGISIGVTNYVTAEIVFNTSMTGYQEIATDPSYSGQIVTLTHPHIGNTGVNNEDIESNKVHISGLVIRDYPNVYSNFRSNESLSSYLIRNNIIAISGIDTRKLTKILRELGTQGACIFVGTDENFAIKKAKEFAGMKGQELATEVSTKRISTWNENSWNFEIDKNKKKEIKFHVVVYDFGVKSNILRLLVDRGCKLTIVPATTTAEDVLKLNPDGIFLSNGPGDPETCEYAIKATKKFINMNIPLFGICLGHQIISLAIGAKTIKMKTGHHGANHPIKDLATGQVFITSQNHGFTVDIDTLPKNARPTHISLFDNTLQGMELIDHPVFCFQGHPEGSPGPHDIHHLFDKFIKLMSQTVIKENENA
- the recR gene encoding recombination mediator RecR, producing the protein MKNKFVEPDYLVDLVQALNRLPGIGLKSARRMVYHLLQYDIEGLEILSKALINANKNLIRCIKCNSFSCQQICQICSNPDRDNTILCIVETPSDMNVLESSKIFNGLYYVLMGKLSPLDGIGPKELNFEHLIERANTDKNILEVIIATNFTAEGETTAHYLSDILSINKNIQISRLSRGIPSGSEIEYIDSNSLAWAFIERKKTKISK